A window of Glycine soja cultivar W05 chromosome 2, ASM419377v2, whole genome shotgun sequence genomic DNA:
taagataaagttttttttttaataatgataagGTAATGTTCCAGACTATTTATAATatgttaacaaaattaactGAAAGTAAAGTTAACTGATTAATTAGGTTGAAGTAGTtaaaaagtcataaataactaaaacataataaaattatgatttattttttaaaaaaataagtaagaaatttaataaatatattaagaataaaaatagaaaaaatataaaaaaactaaaaattaatattttaaaaaatattatctcaaTTAGCATTTTCAAAAAacgataaaaattattaaaaaaatttatttactaaataatcaaataaaattttcagttaataaaaacttaaaagttaataaaatattctgTGGAACATAgtctttaatatataaaaatatatataattttttttcttcttcaaatgaacaaattttgattttgattttgattttttgttaaaaaaactttatttttcatcgaaattattatatttggtccaatgaaatgaatgaatgatAGCTTTGGTCTctaaaaaacattttactttcatttttgtcctctaaaatttgaattactaTTTTCGGtttcaaatgttttatttaagatttagaaaaataatttagaagtgTCGCATGATGACATAGTAGAACAAACACGGTGAGTGCCATTTGAAATGATCAATTGACATGTTAAACAATGTCAACACAAAATAGTAGGGATTAAGAATaatgatttcaatttttttaagatcaaAACCATAGAATTTTCTtacaatgaataaaattaaacttattcattttataataaagacTGAAAACATATTTGtgtttatgaaaaatatgtATCTAATAATTTTGCGAGTTTTATTCAGAGTTTAAATCaccataaattataaaagtgtatcgacaaaattaacttataaatcACTTGAAAATTTATAAGTTGATTAAAAGCTTATAAATTAagactttaataataattaacatgtaattaaaatgtttataagTTGATTAAAAGCTTATAAGTTAACCGATggattaaaaagtgttttttctaTATAAgcccagaaaaagaaaattacgtcAAAGGCGTTCATCTAAAATCACTACAAACTCCATTTCATCAGCAATACATCCTTCAGTTTGCAGTTGCAGTGATGGTCATGGAGGCTACCCATTTCACCACCTctcaatatcaatatcatatTGATGGAGGCTTCACCAGAAGACCCTTCATGCGCATGCGCAAGCGTAGCCATATCAGTTACGGTTATGGCCCCCACTTCCTGCGCCGAAGCCTCTACGTGCCGTTCATAGCACTTGGTCCCAAAGCCAAAGCCAAAGCCGAAGCCGAAGCCGAAGCCGAAGCCTCTTCCTTCTCTTCTGTGGATGTGAGACGAGAGCTTATATCGCTGACTCTGCCTGCCCTTGCCAGTCAGGCAATTGACCCCTTAGCACAGTTGATGGAAACCGCCTACATTGGTCGACTTGGCACTGTTGAATTGGCTTCTGCCGGCGTTTCCATATCCATCTTTAACATCATTTCTAAGCTTTTTAATATCCCCCTTCTAAGTGTTGCTACTTCCTTTGTTGCCGAGGACATTGCCAAGGCTTCCTCCACTGCAGAtgccaaaacaaaacaacaactcTCCTCTGTCTCCACTGCTTTGCTATTGGCACTCGTCCTTGGCTTTTTTGAGGCTTTAGCTTTATATCTGGGATCTGGAGCATTTCTACATTTAATTGGTGTTTCTACTGTATGTTTTCACCCTCTTCTCTACTCTACTCTatgcctttattttatttttttatatgaaatttgtCATCTCCTTTTTCAACAGCAAAATCCAACATATGTTCCCGCACGACactttctctctttaagagctGTTGGCGCTCCTGCTGTTGTACTTTCTTTGTCTCTTCAAGGCATTTTCCGCGGTTTTAAGGATACAAAAACTCCTGTTATATGTCTAGGCAAGTCTGCATGCACTCTAATACCTTTTGAAGGATCCTATAATACTCAGCAATTCAtgaatacattatttttattattacctACCTCACATGCAACTCTAAGGaatgaacaaatataaaaaataaaatccgtggttcaattatataaatataaataaaataaaatataaaaatataaaattttatttataaatttgataaattttaaaaattgagggGTGCAAGTGCACATCCTCGGCTGGTTGTAGGTCGCCACTGGCACCAGGGAAAGGGCATTTGATATTTTAGTTGATTGGAATGCTTGTGACTTACTGACTTataatcttgaaaaataattctaGATTTTGATATCTTAAATGTTCTTGTTGTTTTactttctttcaaaaaacaaacaaacttaCATACCGTGGTGCTCCTCATTTCGCAAAGGTACGGGGGAGGGTAATTGTACACAGCCTtccccttgcatatgcaaagaggctgcaattttaacattatgctacttttactttctttcaaatattgattaaattttaaaatcattttcattatattgtatgtgtgtgtgtgctaATTCCTCTTTGAAAATGCAGGCATTGGTAACTTTTCAGCTGTCTTTTTATTTCCCTTACTTATGTATTACTTTCGGTTGGGTGTAACTGGTGCGGCCATTTCCACAGTTATCTCTCAGTAAGTCCTTTTCAAAAgcattcttttttccttctatttCTTGACTTGATTCAACCCTAATTATGATGGAATTTTTGTACCTCAGATATATTGGGACCATGTTGATGATCTGGTGTCTGAATAAGCGAGCTGAGTTACTACCTCCAAAGATGGGAGACCTGCAATTTGGCAGTTATATTAAATCTGGTGAGGATTTGTCTCTTTCTTATTATGTGTTGTTAAAACCTGAGATGAAAGAGTGTGTTTGGCACTCCTCTTCAAATGATTTTCTCTTTGTTGAAGAAGTAGGGAAAAGGGAAGATAACAACTAGATGCTAAATTCAATCTCACACTGTTTACAAAACACTTTCCAAGCAAAAGATCTcacctccaatttttttcctgtttctgtttgtaatttttctattttaaggaAATAGCATTGATAGAACAAGTGTGTGTTTGGAATGGACACATTACTAATTTTGTAAACTGGCCCAAGTTGGGATcagaaaaaatattgttttagagagattattaatttttatagagCATTAATTTATGAAGGTTTAACTTTAATTGCATGGAcacatttctcttttctttactGTGTATATTATTTAGCTTTCTGTTAGGTTAGTGTAGTTGTTTCAGTTATGATCTGTGGGCTGTTACAGGTGGTTTCCTTCTTGGAAGAACACTTTCTGTTCTTTCAACCATGACATTGGGGACATCAATGGCTGCTCGACATGGTCCAGTAGCTATGGCGGCACATCAGATATGTATGCAAGTGTGGTTGGCTGTTTCCCTTCTTACAGATGCATTGGCTGCATCTGGTCAGGTATTGAATCATCCATTACGAAAActtgtatatttttctttatcattttatctttttaatatttttccccCTTGTGGTATAATTTCGGAAATTTCTTTCAATCTAGTATAAATACCATGCTGTCTTGCAATGAAACAAGTGGAGCCAACAAAAGCCAAACATAATCCTGCCTAGTTGTTACTCTTAATTAGGCAGGCTATGTTGAACCTCTTGGGAAAATTTTCAGTTTGCTTGACTTTGAagcttttttacattttaaagtcATAGATTCTTTTAAGCTTGGCCTTTACTTCGTTACTGTCTTCTTGTTTGTATATGCCTTTTTACTTATACtgctatattattatttataggcCCTTATTGCAAGTTCTGTATCCAGACATGAATACAAAGTTGCGAAGGAAGTTACTAGTTTGGTATTAAGGGTAAGcgggttttttttctttatgcattgaattttgaacctttGATGCCTTTCATTCATTAGTTATTCGTAGATTTTATGTAAGCTATAGTTGTTTAACTATGTCAAATAAGGaagttttatgaaattatttgagaACCTGATTGTGCCTTTCCAGATTGGACTGGTAATGGGTATTTGCTTGACTGCAATTCTGGGTGCATCGTTTGGATCTTTAGCCACCATTTTTACTCAGGACACTGAAGTCTTGCAGGTGATCAGAACTCTGGCGTTGGTATGTATGGTATTGCTGATTGATTTGTATGTATTTGTTTGCATTTGTCCGTGTCTGCATCAGATTTACACTGTTATTTGTGATTGTTGCTAGTTTGTTAGTGCTTCTCAACCATTTAATGCACTGGCCTATATTTTTGATGGTCTCCATTATGGTGTTTCTGATTTCCGATATGCTGCTTTCTCCATGGTAAGTTGTTTACTATTCTAAATGTGTCACAGTGTTTCTGTTCTGGTACATATGCTTCTTGAggttaaattttatgataattgcTTCATAGATGTTTGTGGGAGCAGTCTCCTCTGCATTCTTGGTATTTGCACCTCCACTTTTTGGCCTTCAGGGCGTATGGCTGGGCTTAGGTCTCTTCATGGCTCTTCGTGCGGCAGCTGGTGCTGTCAGGTAAAATGGCAAATTAATTTTGTGTGTATTGGGAAGAAATGTTTCATGTTGTTTCTatcttgttaaaataaaaataggttaCTCTAGCCATTGTAGTTGACTAGATGGCTACTTCAACCTCATCCTCTACTATTTATCCATCTTTGATTAGAATATTTTCCTATACATCTTGGGCTAACATTCATTTGATATAATGGTATTTAAATGATAGAAGTATGCATTGTTGACCATACTTACTAGTTACTATTATAGTTTCTTTGTGGAATGGTGTACAAGTGCTATGGTTTTAACCTTGTTTCAATTGTTAAAATGCTGTTTGAAAATCTGTGTCTATAGTTGACATCTTCTACATGGGTTATCAAATCTAAAAGTGAAATTGTAAAACATTTATTAAGAGAAAGAAATTGAGTAATTGAGTGTATCACCCTGTCCTTTCAGTAGATTTTCTGATTCTAGATAGCGTGACTCCATTATTGAATTGCCAGGCTGtgcttttaaagtttttttttttttccttttatggtTGAATCTTTTGTGCTGCTACATTTTCAGATTACTATCAAAGAATGGCCCTTGGTGGTTTCTACACAGATTTACAAATTGCAGAGGTCAGCGTCTATTTTTACCATTCCTAACATGTCTCTGCTTTTTGATTGAGTAAAATATAGTTAACATCATTGCTGGGGTTTATTTTTCTCTCGACTtatgaatataatattattatttttacctttCTGTCCTTGGTTTGGCTTATCTACTTACCTGCTATATTTTGTGCACCAAACAGTAAAATGTTATTTCTACAAAATATCTTCCTTGATGGAGTATATTAGATGCTAGTAGAAGGTGTAAGCAAGCTAGTAGTGTTTTGGACGTGGAAGTTGGGGACTTCATACCAGAAGTTGCATGGTTCAAGATTGTTGGATCTATCTTACAAAGTGATGAGAAATTTATTGCAGAGATTGAAGGGGTATACACATAGGGTTTAAGATGGTCAGATGAAATGGAGAAATGCCTTAGGCGTGATTTGCAATTCCAATGTGACCAGAAAACTATAAGACTAATACTGCTCAATGATGGGCTAACAAACAAGAGCTAATGTTGCGAAAAGAGGAATGTTATGGTGGATTAGTGGACATAAAGTAGGAGTAGCACCTGAAGATATGATAGAAACTTAACTAAGGTCGTTTGATCATGTTAATCAAATGGAGCATAGTTCAATTAAGGGAGGTAAAGAAAGACCTTTGGTGAAACCATTCAAAAAGATCTTGCTCCAAATCATTGAGTACAATGGCTTTGTTTGGTCTATGCAGCTGACCTAACTAATGGGATAAGGATTTGTTGTATATCTTTTGTGATCCTTGGTTAATACTCATTTTCTGAAGTTTCAAGATGACTTTTGATCTGATTGAAAATGATGCTGCCTGTAAGCCGGAATGTGTATGTTGATGCTGATAGCCTAGTGTCCTGTTTGACAATGTCACTAGAAAGAGCAAAGATATATTTTGCAGCATGATCATGGCAGTGTGCCCATTTATGAAGAGTTAATTTTTGCTTCTTGTTTGTTTATTGGTGAACTAGGGCATGCTTAATCACTTAAATTAGATATTGAGGAAAACAATTTCTAATTTTCTGTGTTGATTAATATTATGTGATATTGCTCTTAACATTCTGGATGAATATTCATATCTACTTAGAGATTTGTTATCTTGATCTTGTAACTCATGCTTGCAGGTGGTCTCATAAGCCTTTAGATGGAGAATATGGATGCAACACTGGATGTGACATTTTGAAGAGGATTGTCTCCGTTGGATATTATATTTAGATGTGTAGATAATAGGACATTTTAGAAGCACTTTCTAGGTTCTCGCAATGAAATTAGTCATTTTTCCAGTCAATGTTACAGTGTAAAGGAAAATGGTTcaatttagtattttaataatgttaCGGAGGGGGTGGAAGGCAGTGTCATTACATTACAGATTATGCGAATAGGAGGAATAGAGAAGTATTCTTTGGTTGAGCAAACATAATTACATGAAAATTAAGCCGAATTATTACAGGGTGAGGATTCGACCCAGGTGAAAAAATAGCAATAGAAAatgaagttttatttattacaaaaaggGGGGAGTACTCTAATAACTGCTCGAAGGCATATTACTTGGACATAACCTCGAGGCTCTCGACGACGCCAGGAACGACCTCGGTGTTCTCGCGAAGCGTAGAGATCGAGGTCCCTCACACCCCCACCCACCGGAGTCCTCAAACCACCCGAATCCAGCACCTCCTCCGGCACACGCCTCATCGCCTCCATCACCTGCTCCACCACCTCATCCCCCTGGTCGAGGCATGTAGGTCACGCTCCTTCTAATTTCCTTCATCCCCTCATGCATCACTGCCATCATTCTTAATTTACTTCTTGCCCCCATCTCTCTCTTCCTCACACTGCAGCCGGTTCTCTTTGCAATTTCCACTCCTGCCCCTCTTCTCTACACTAATCTACTCCAATGCACATCAagatatttatctatttatttcctaaaaaataaataaacgcgagtatttatcattttagtattctttaaaataaaaacttacgTTTATGCTAGTAAGCATTTACAAACAAgattaaataatcatttttatctttaattcattgaaaaatttaattctgaaagattaaaatttaatattcgaaagtataaaaaatacgataaatttatttgatcattAACTTTTATATGTGGCCAGATAAgtttattacaaaattaattaccaACATGGTCATATTGAAAATAGATTGGACAAAAATATCAATGAATTATCATTATTGAATctaaatgtcaataattttttgttaaacgaagatgtaagtaattttttttaaaagaaaacaaataaattttttggatCAAAATGTCAGGAAGTTATAATTATTGGATcaaaatgttagtaattttcCATTTATCGAAAtgcaagtaattttttattagaactaaatatcaatatgtttctattggactaatttgttaGATTCCAAGTTTCATCTCATCCAAGagtgaaatataattttaggataaTTTTTCGCTCTTTTTCATCGTTACATGCATAATATTACaatcatcatttaaaaatattttgacaaatataatttcaaataaatataataataatcataatattaattaacaacCATGATTTATCtgtcacaaaaaaaattatctaaaataaattttactagtttaccaaaataaacattGCAACAATGTATTAATCGTtagaaatttattcaaattataataattattcataatctactataagtaaaatataatatttttaatatttaataaaagttGAGAATCTCATTTCTCAATTGATTATACTtattagtaaatttttaatatttttttaaaaaaattgagaatctCAGGTGAAATAAGTTAATACTATTTGTCATGTAAATTTGGATCTAACATCAACTAAAATggaattcatttaaattttatcatacaattttttaacatttttttatatttaaaatttcatcgGAAATAagttatcatttattttataagttcACTTTAATCTCATTTATGAAATACACCAGCTTTTAATAAAGAagcataacaaaaataattatatttaaaatggaaaaattaTAGAGAAATTGAAGTCattgaataattatatttaataacttaatataatacttttaatagtttaaaaaaggaaaacgtagttttgttttgatttctttacaatttaaaatattttgtctttatttaaaaattcatttttaaaattttaaatcaaataaaatgaaaaaaaaaactttttcattaGTTGTGAACttgttataaattaaaagaagagtAAAAGATAAGGAGCAGTAGTTGATTTAATTGAAAtctaataagaaataaaaatgattattcatTAGTTGTGAggaaaaattcaattttcttatatttttattctcatcaaGATTTGAAATAAGATTTAGGatgtaaaatcataaaaaatatgaagtgAAAGAAATATGAGATGAGAGGTATACAATGCTACATACAAATGCCTAGAACCAAAAGAgaacgttaaaaaaaaaaccaaaaattaatGATGAAAGATTTAGTTTACTTTTTGTTATTGCATTGTGATTCTATAGTAATGAGAGAAAACTTGTTTGTACAGTGaagaattgttaaaaaaattttaaaaaaaaatgatagaaaaaacAGGAAAGCAAGCACAAAAatgtgaggaaaaaaaaaatgaatgcctTGAGATAATTGATTAACATCATGACCACAGACTTTGTAATACATACACACTGATAGTCCAGTTTTGTTTCATATTTACATCTTGAAATTCTCGTCCTGAACTTCCTACATACATAATTCGCAGTCGTATACGATAAAGAAAACAGTAGCCTTTTTATTCTGTAttgaagaaaatacaataaatcaTGTCTCAATTTAACACCATgatgcaaaataaagtcataaacAACATATAAACACATTGGAAATCAAGTTCAAAGAAATATTTATGCCTAGCAAGCATATTAAAGATAGTCAGGCTTTTTAAAGCAATCTTATCATATACTTGGAGTCAGACCCAATGAAAGCATCAACAACCAGTAAATCACGATATTTACATTTGCAGGTAATAATATTAACAACCAACCACAactcaatataaatttttttgaactaTAGGACAAATGAACCGTTAATGCAAGCAAAGTGGTTTGCTTTCTCTAGAAAGATTCTGCAGGGAGAATTTGCGAGTAGATATTTCCTTACTCATTTTCcctcaattttctttaaattttcatttgcattttcgCCCTTCATACTCTCTCCCATGTCTGCCTTCAACAAACATACAATGATACTAATAAGCGTGATTACTtaatttgaaaaccaaaaattcAAGAGATAATGTTAGTTACTTAATTAAGATATAAGTATGGTtactcaattcaaaataaagcaATGTCACTTGACACGTAAAATGTTGCATCTAAATCCTCTTTTCCAATTAAACTGTGTAtctgcataaaaaaattataagtatgcAAGGCccgataaaataaaagaaaatatgctAAATTTTAGTAACTATCCGTATCTTTGTCAACCAAATCGCAATTATTGTTAATGAATAAAAAGGCTAAAATATTGTACTTAATGGATGTAAAATCTAaagtaagaagaagaatgaTAATATGAAACTTTAGAAGTAATTAAAGCACTGGAAATCAGAAggaaaaaattgatttagttaGGAAAATGAAAGTAGAATGTAAAACCTACTTGTCATTGTCATCACCcttcttgaaaataaaagttagaTATTGAACAATTACATGTTACATAATATATGGAAAGTCACTTACCATGTGCTTGAAGAAAGTGTGGAAAATTAGACTTACTAATTGAAAGATCAAGTTGTAACATTCAATCCACAATCATAAAGACATTAACAGTTACTAATGTGATGAGCTAATATATGCGgttacatgaaaaaaaaggaaaaagtttaactttttaaaaaataaaaatatagtacATTATAGAGTACAAATTGCAGTGGGATTTTAataatgtttgaatttttttttatcaaagtaatgaaaattcataaaccaaaaattgacaaaaaaaacgaaaaaggaGATGGGTAGAATGAAGAATGATGAAATGAAATTATGGCCTTGGAACCAACCTTTAGAATCCACTCGTCCTCCCTATGACCATTTTTGTTTGGCTTTGGTTCGACAGAAAAATAAGGGTGCCATTGTGGCGGATAGAAGAGGAAGCGATAAGGGAGGTCGAATATAATTGAGATTGCAGTTACAATTTTTATTAACGTgggaaaaaaagtttaaagagTGAGGTACACTGAAAAGGGATATGTGATGAGGTACGGttacattcttaattatttttatttgtcatttatttatctattagaCAACTTTTTCACGAGTAATGTATAATTACTAAAGGATAAAATGGTCTTAAACAAGAATGGACACCAATTTCCTTTATATAATGGTCCTCCAAAAAATCTTCTAActgagaaaatataaattaaatatgataatatataattactaaAGGGTAAAGGGTAAAGTGGTCTTAAATAAAAGTGGacaccaaaaaataattatcaaaaagGTATTTCCTTTATAAAATGGTCCCGAAAAATCTTTTGGTTCATAAAATACTAAAGTACTTTCTTGCTTCACCttatatagatatagatgagGAATTCATTTATTCAATGAGTATTTCTCTTAAAGTTATTTCTCATTCATTCTCAATAATATAACTCATCTTAACTattagatttaaaataaataaatcacaagaataaaaataactaaagtaGGTGTATCtttcctctctctctatatataaacttttaacCTAGGTTTAAACTTTAGTtgagaatatatatttaatgctcCCATAGGACCATgtcaaaaaacaagaaatcaagAATAATATTGATGTAGgcctaaaaaaaagaataatattacaatgttgtttaattataaattatgattgatatgatttttttataataattttaaaaattcaacaaatttatcataaataataatttatgaatggATGATGATGTAAAATTAGTTTGCATTATCGAAGCATAttcctttttttaagaaaattagaggatttttctttttaaattgaagAAAGATAAGTTATAAAAAAGTGAGGTGTATTTCAGTAAAACAACAAGTGAGTGAGATATATATTCATAATTGTCTGAAAATCAATTGTTTGAATAGAATCCTAAACAATTATCTTAGTAGTTAAAAATGGAAATGGTAGGCGCTTTCATATTATCTTCAGAAAAATATTAgtgttgaaaattaaattaagaaactGTTAAATAAATTCTGACATGTTAAATAGTAAGTCtctaaattcaattatttacaGTGATTTAAAATACGTACATGTTAATTACTAATattataactaatatttttttttgaaattatgaGTAACGTGATTGTTGGTTTATATTTTCAGAtgtgtttttctttaatttgcttCAGGAATTAATGTGAGAGAATTTACAAATTCAGGAACGAATGACGTAAGAGAAGAATATCCGtgggaaaatgaaaaaaagaaaaaaaaaaaggggttcACGTTAAATAACTGGCCTCGTAGGTTCCGTttaaagaggaagaagagaaagcATTGAGTTGAGGAATGAAGTAGCATAGCACAGCAATAGCATTAATCATCATCTGTTCTGCGTTGCTATGGATATCATCTTCTCCGTTACTTTTCTATTACAGGTAAGAACTGATTCCTCtcctttctccttctctttccCTGTTGATCGGTTTGTTGACTTGAACTTGGACCACCACCTCCATTCTCCATGTTTAGGTGTTCCTACTCTCTTCTTCGCCTGCTGCCTCACAACGTGAAACCTATAGGTACCTACTGCTAAATCTATATTTCATCATTCGCTTTCTAATTTGTAATAGTAATCATTTCTCTTCTCTTTAGGGCTAAGCATTCTGAAGAATACTGCGCAATGTATGATATTTGCGGTCAACGCAGTGATGGCAAGGCTCTCAATTGCCCATATGGTTCCCCTTCTGTCAAGGTTATTCATCTCatctctttttttactttcttaatgCCGCACGCACCATCTtcattcttttaattataatcttctAACTCCAGCCTGATGACCTACTGTCTGCCAAAATTCAAAGTTTGTGCCCCACCATAACTGGAAATGTTTGTTGTACGGCGGATCAGTTTGACACACTAAGAGTCCAGGTTCAACAGGCAAGTTTTTTAACTCAGCTGATTGATTTTGGTTCTTGTCTGTTGTGTTGCATTGGCTCGCTCTTTAGCTTCTGATATAACATCCATTTCTAGCTTTTGATATCTCAAAAAACTTATCTAATATGCAGCGCTAGTATATATACCATTTATGTTGGACTCactattttatgaattttctttTACTACTCTCATTAATCGCCTCATTGACATGATGACATTGACCTAACGACCCTTATAagtattttgtttatttctgttttttattaTGCAGTAACAGAAACTTTGTATCTTGCAGGCAGTACCAATTCTAGTGGGCTGTCCAGCATGCTTGAGGAATTTTCTGAATCTTTTTTGTGAACTTTCTTGCTCTCCTAATCAGAGTTTATTCATCAACGTGACGTCTATTTCTGAGGTCAGGCATTTCCTTCTCTGTATTTGTTTTGTACTAACTGCGTATGTTTAGTTATAGTTTCTTATGATAGGCATGTATCCTTATTGAAAGCTTATTCTTTTCTTATGACAGTAGGTTTCCCTCCACAGGTGGatgtttaaaatgaaaaaatacaacaataaaGTAGCTAAATTATGGTATCTATTGATGGAATCATAAATGAAAACTTTAGTTATAATTCTAAATGCTAATTGCTAATTCAGGTGTGAAATATGATGAGTTTAGTGAACTTGCAATATTGCTTAGCTTAGCTTGGTATTGATAAACTACATATGTTTAGTTATAGTTTCTTAATCATGCCTCATTGCTCTTATAACTAATCAATCTTTCCTCATTAAAAAAGTTTAGAAGAATGGAACGACTTGATGCTTTTTGTGttgttatttgttaatgttATACGTTTATGATAAAAACCTTGGGAGAACCACACCACAAAAGCTGTTGTAGTTGGAGAGCCCAAAGCCTTATAACCCCCCTACTAGAATCCCATACTACCAATGTGGGACTCAAGTcctatacctttttttttttttgctcagcaaaaatacTTAGATTATACTCAAGCCCTATACCTTGCAATTGGATCCTAACATTCTATCATGCTCCACAACCTCAATGCCCATGTGGGATGTTGTGCACTAGCCTTTT
This region includes:
- the LOC114404008 gene encoding protein DETOXIFICATION 45, chloroplastic-like — encoded protein: MVMEATHFTTSQYQYHIDGGFTRRPFMRMRKRSHISYGYGPHFLRRSLYVPFIALGPKAKAKAEAEAEAEASSFSSVDVRRELISLTLPALASQAIDPLAQLMETAYIGRLGTVELASAGVSISIFNIISKLFNIPLLSVATSFVAEDIAKASSTADAKTKQQLSSVSTALLLALVLGFFEALALYLGSGAFLHLIGVSTQNPTYVPARHFLSLRAVGAPAVVLSLSLQGIFRGFKDTKTPVICLGIGNFSAVFLFPLLMYYFRLGVTGAAISTVISQYIGTMLMIWCLNKRAELLPPKMGDLQFGSYIKSGGFLLGRTLSVLSTMTLGTSMAARHGPVAMAAHQICMQVWLAVSLLTDALAASGQALIASSVSRHEYKVAKEVTSLVLRIGLVMGICLTAILGASFGSLATIFTQDTEVLQVIRTLALFVSASQPFNALAYIFDGLHYGVSDFRYAAFSMMFVGAVSSAFLVFAPPLFGLQGVWLGLGLFMALRAAAGAVRLLSKNGPWWFLHRFTNCRGGLISL